The following coding sequences lie in one Ictalurus furcatus strain D&B chromosome 7, Billie_1.0, whole genome shotgun sequence genomic window:
- the acin1b gene encoding apoptotic chromatin condensation inducer 1b isoform X1, which translates to MAELEDVTLDGKPLHSLRVADLKAALEQRGLAKSGQKNALIKRLKGALMLESLQRTSTSHPGLQPNSQIGEEMSQNSFIKQYLAKQQELLRQRMEREAREAAEADDTDSPAGPEEDDHTAANDSTSYTPDKHHVVASRPSVPEDGGGDQLGPPDPVALGGHRMDTSDASASHDSTDVPTAKIWRPSFSQEEVATPSPPRAVASLSVRVVGQPERQGVPLIVPRPQQREGTAPVEAGPAHPMPQLSQSARTQEDSDEDDDDDDDDSDEDDDWGPSARGRKNIHTPPAQRSRRKLQPPQHIPPRHSPLQLRQPTPPPSPPPELSFPLPDTPKQSPPEQDEPEAPEGAAVSSPASLQRQESSSSSRSSSPEPPSQRRPGPLSLLVRKMESEGAFDGGQKKDDEEEGDTTVATGEQVEAGPGVLVFSRGANDVHTSCDSEVVPDHQDSPQEQLPGEPESLPTMPSITENSPQGSVEMKEAEGEQAKSSQPDEEEKQDDQEGCSEQKEKEKEAEESFNVSSWKREREESPPRDSADFRHTSPPPSPPAPAKRARIFSEVPPPECLMSPSKPEQVSVLVSGPQHADADVEMETEAPAGVLQSSPIKEHDKEMKEVKAEEQEPAEAHEAAEDISKPPSSLPPSPPPEEVEAEHERERSTESKREDSAERESEIPAERESEIPAVRESEIPVEKESEIAAEKEREVPAEKEIPADKEREIPAEKEIPTEKEREIPAEKEREIPAEKEIPAEKEREIPAEKEIPSDKEREIPAERGRQRPAERGRQRSAASERQRSAERGRQRSAERGRQRSAERGRQRSAERGRQRSAERGRRRSAVSERRRSAERGRQRSTERGRQRSAVSERQRSTDREGERSAEREKSRARHSSSSSQSSSSDSDSESSSSSSSGSSPQDKPRPPSQNKDEEKKASSPDDPAEEKEKPLRDVKQATVAEPTGPVSMELQEQPESESALAHPASQEAPETSESRPDESTTPKAFAARKISLTTAKPEGAAVEAESGGGAGRKRRWGSSTAVTAKKPSISITTESLKSLIPDLKPLQEAVVDLHPDEGRFSGDEDSSQQPERDEDQGLQIRRTVTQVVPSESQENGQKEKEEDEDEEEEQPEGEKEKPPKKPRRESSSEVAMETQEGDTKKVTPNDSVVRRSISQQKVAVSITIDDPVRTGRQLSPPRGKTSNIIHVCNLVRPFTLGQLKELLNRTGAVVEDGFWIDKIKSHCYVTYASTEEAVATREALHGVKWPSSNPKVLRVDFCEQKELDFHKGLLTGEDPRAVPAPNRPAAPPPLMPPTREKERERERERDGATTNVRDQWAEREREMERRERTRSEREWDRDKVRDFTREEREAARRSRSRDRERRRKERGKSKEKKSEKKDKPEEPPAKLLDDLFRKTKAAPCIYWLPLTEEQATQKSLERAERMKEREKRRKELQEEEDKKREEERKERARGRERDGGNAVSSGGGSSRPSEGEKDKERERERDRERERGREKEGEKRRDSNRGRGNDSKPAGGSRRSRSHSNPSRDRRR; encoded by the exons CATCACGTTGTAGCATCTCGGCCCTCTGTGCCAGAGGATGGAGGAGGTGATCAGCTGGGTCCACCGGATCCAGTTGCTCTGGGAGGCCACAGGATGGACACAAGTGATGCCTCAGCATCGCACGATTCCACTGATGTACCCACAGCCAAGATCTGGCGCCCCTCGTTCTCCCAGGAGGAGGTTGCCACTCCCTCACCTCCCCGTGCAGTTGCCTCTCTTTCTGTGCGTGTGGTTGGTCAGCCAGAGCGACAGGGCGTACCCCTGATTGTACCCCGCCCACAACAAAGAGAAGGAACCGCCCCTGTAGAAGCAGGCCCTGCCCATCCGATGCCGCAGCTCAGCCAGTCTGCTCGCACTCAAGAGGACAGCGATGaagatgatgacgacgatgatgatgacagcGATGAAGATGACGACTGGGGTCCTTCAGCTCGTGGAAGAAAGAACATCCACACACCTCCAGCGCAGCGCTCGCGGCGCAAGCTTCAGCCCCCTCAACACATTCCACCCCGTCATTCTCCACTGCAGCTCCGACAGCccactcctcctccttctccccctCCAGAGCTCTCCTTCCCCCTGCCTGACACCCCAAAACAGAGTCCCCCAGAGCAGGATGAACCCGAAGCCCCAGAAGGGGCTGCTGTGTCCTCTCCAGCTTCCTTGCAGAGACAAGAATCAAGCTCCAGCTCCAGATCCAGCAGTCCTGAGCCTCCATCCCAGCGCAGGCCTGGGCCACTCAGCCTGCTGGTGCGCAAAATGGAATCTGAGGGAGCTTTTGATGGTGGGCAGAAGAAGGATGATGAGGAAGAGGGAGACACCACTGTGGCAACAGGAGAACAGGTTGAGGCTGGACCTGGGGTGCTTGTATTTTCTAGAGGAGCAAATGATGTTCACACCAGCTGTGATTCTGAGGTGGTTCCTGATCATCAAGATTCACCTCAAGAGCAGCTGCCTGGGGAGCCTGAGTCTCTGCCCACTATGCCCTCTATCACTGAAAACAGCCCTCAGGGGTCAGTGGAGATGAAAGAAGCCGAGGGGGAACAAGCAAAAAGTTCTCAGCCAGACGAGGAAGAGAAGCAAGATGACCAGGAGGGCTGTAGTGAGCAGaaggaaaaggagaaggagGCTGAGGAGAGCTTTAATGTATCATCATGGAAACGTGAGCGAGAGGAATCACCGCCTAGGGATTCCGCCGACTTCCGTCACACATCGCCTCCCCCTTCCCCGCCTGCTCCTGCAAAACGAGCACGTATCTTCTCTGAAGTTCCCCCACCCGAATGCCTCATGTCTCCTTCCAAACCGGAGCAGGTGTCAGTCCTTGTGTCAGGGCCGCAGCATGCAGATGCAGATGTTGAAATGGAGACTGAAGCTCCCGCTGGAGTTCTTCAGTCCTCACCCATAAAGGAGCACGACAAGGAGATGAAGGAGGTGAAAGCAGAGGAGCAGGAACCTGCAGAGGCACATGAAGCAGCAGAAGACATAAGTAAGCCTCCTTCGTCACTTCCTCCATCTCCACCACCAGAGGAAGTGGAAGCTGAGCACGAAAGAGAGAGATCTacagagagcaaaagagaggactctgcagagagagaaagcgagatacctgcagagagagaaagcgagataCCTGCAGTGAGAGAAAGCGAGATACCCgtagagaaagaaagcgagatagctgcagagaaagaaagagaggtgCCCGCAGAGAAAGAGATACCagcagataaagaaagagagattcctgcagagaaagagataccaacagagaaagaaagagagatacccgcagagaaagaaagagagatacctgcagagaaagagataccagcagagaaagaaagagagatacccGCAGAGAAAGAGATACCatcagacaaagaaagagagatacccGCAGAGAGAGGAAGGCAGAGGCCTGCAGAGAGAGGAAGGCAGAGATCTGCTGCGAGCGAAAGGCAGAGGTCCGCAGAGAGAGGAAGGCAGAGGTCCGCAGAGAGAGGAAGGCAGAGGTCCGCAGAGAGAGGAAGGCAGAGGTCCGCAGAGAGAGGAAGGCAGAGGTCCGCAGAGAGAGGAAGGCGGAGGTCCGCAGTGAGTGAAAGGCGGAGATCCGCAGAGAGAGGAAGGCAGAGGTCCACAGAGAGAGGACGGCAGAGGTCCGCAGTGAGTGAAAGGCAGAGGTCCacagacagagaaggagagagatccGCAGAGAGGGAAAAATCACGTGCACGACACTCATCCTCCTCCAGCCAGTCTTCATCCTCTGACTCTGATTCAGAATCCTCTTCCTCCAGTTCCTCAGGCTCCTCCCCACAGGACAAACCCAGGCCACCCAGTCAGAATAAG GATGAAGAGAAGAAAGCAAGCAGCCCAGATGATCCAGCAGAGGAGAAGGAAAAACCTTTGAG ggaTGTAAAGCAGGCCACGGTTGCCGAGCCCACAGGTCCCGTCTCTATGGAGCTCCAGGAACAACCTGAGTCCGAGAGTGCACTGGCTCATCCTGCCTCACAGGAGGCGCCTGAGACCAGCGAGTCCCGTCCCGATGAG AGCACCACTCCAAAAGCCTTTGCTGCACGCAAGATTTCACTTACGa CTGCTAAGCCAGAGGGAGCAGCAGTGGAGGCGGAGTCTGGGGGCGGGGCTGGCAGGAAGAGGCGGTGGGGCTCTAGTACAGCAGTCACTGCCAAAAAGCCCTCAATCAGCATCACCACTGAATCACTGAAG TCTTTAATCCCAGACCTTAAGCCGCTGCAAGAGGCCGTCGTGGACCTGCACCCAGACGAGGGTCGTTTCTCCGGGGACGAGGACTCAAGTCAGCAGCCTGAGCGTGATGAGGACCAGGGGCTTCAGATCAGACGTACTGTAACACAG GTGGTTCCATCTGAAAGTCAAGAGAATGGgcagaaagaaaaggaggaggatgaagacgaggaggaagagcagccagaaggagagaaagagaaacccCCAAAGAAACCAAGGAGGGAGAGCTCATCAGAGGTTGCCATGGAAACACAGGAGGGTGACACTAAGAAGG TGACCCCTAACGACTCAGTGGTGCGGCGCTCCATCAGTCAGCAGAAAGTGGCTGTGTCCATCACCATCGATGACCCGGTGCGCACAGGCCGTCAGCTCTCACCTCCCCGTGGCAAAACATCCAACATCATCCACGTCTGCAAcctg gTTCGCCCCTTTACTTTAGGCCAGCTGAAGGAGCTGTTGAATCGGACCGGTGCGGTTGTGGAGGACGGCTTCTGGATCGATAAAATCAAATCCCACTGCTACGTCACC TATGCCAGTACAGAGGAGGCTGTTGCGACACGTGAAGCTCTCCACGGCGTGAAATGGCCCTCTAGCAACCCCAAAGTGCTCCGTGTGGACTTCTGTGAGCAGAAGGAG CTGGACTTCCATAAAGGGCTGCTGACTGGTGAAGATCCACGAGCTGTTCCAGCCCCTAACCGCCCCGCAGCCCCTCCTCCACTCATGCCCCCGACACGGGAGAAAGAGCGCGAGCGTGAGCGCGAGAGAGACGGAGCAACTACGAACGTGAGGGACCAGTGGGccgagagggagcgagagatgGAGCGCAGAGAAAGGACACGATCGGAGAGGGAGTGGGACAGAGACAAGGTGCGAGACTTCACCAGGGAGGAAAGGGAAGCAGCCAGGAGATCACGATCGCGTGACCGGGAGAGGAGACGCAAGGAGCGAGGAAAGAGCAAAGAGAAGAAGTCTGAGAAAAAGG ATAAACCAGAGGAGCCTCCTGCCAAACTTCTGGATGATCTGTTCCGCAAAACCAAAGCAGCTCCATGTATTTACTGGCTGCCACTTACTGAAGAACAG gcGACTCAGAAGAGCCTGGAACGAGCGGAGAGGATGAAGGAGcgggagaagaggaggaaggagctccaggaggaggaggacaagaagcgcgaggaggagaggaaggaaAGGGCACGAGGccgagagagagacggggggaaCGCGGTGAGCAGTGGGGGAGGCTCAAGCCGTCCATCTGAAGGAGAGAAggacaaagagagggagagggaaagagacaggGAGCGGGAACGGggtagagagaaagagggagagaaaaggagagacagcAACAGAGGCCGAGGCAACGACTCCAAGCCAGCGGGGGGCAGCAGACGCTCACGAAGCCACAGCAATCCCTCCAGGGACAGAAGGcgttga
- the acin1b gene encoding apoptotic chromatin condensation inducer 1b isoform X2, with protein MAELEDVTLDGKPLHSLRVADLKAALEQRGLAKSGQKNALIKRLKGALMLESLQRTSTSHPGLQPNSQIGEEMSQNSFIKQYLAKQQELLRQRMEREAREAAEADDTDSPAGPEEDDHTAANDSTSYTPDKHHVVASRPSVPEDGGGDQLGPPDPVALGGHRMDTSDASASHDSTDVPTAKIWRPSFSQEEVATPSPPRAVASLSVRVVGQPERQGVPLIVPRPQQREGTAPVEAGPAHPMPQLSQSARTQEDSDEDDDDDDDDSDEDDDWGPSARGRKNIHTPPAQRSRRKLQPPQHIPPRHSPLQLRQPTPPPSPPPELSFPLPDTPKQSPPEQDEPEAPEGAAVSSPASLQRQESSSSSRSSSPEPPSQRRPGPLSLLVRKMESEGAFDGGQKKDDEEEGDTTVATGEQVEAGPGVLVFSRGANDVHTSCDSEVVPDHQDSPQEQLPGEPESLPTMPSITENSPQGSVEMKEAEGEQAKSSQPDEEEKQDDQEGCSEQKEKEKEAEESFNVSSWKREREESPPRDSADFRHTSPPPSPPAPAKRARIFSEVPPPECLMSPSKPEQVSVLVSGPQHADADVEMETEAPAGVLQSSPIKEHDKEMKEVKAEEQEPAEAHEAAEDISKPPSSLPPSPPPEEVEAEHERERSTESKREDSAERESEIPAERESEIPAVRESEIPVEKESEIAAEKEREVPAEKEIPADKEREIPAEKEREIPAEKEIPSDKEREIPAERGRQRPAERGRQRSAASERQRSAERGRQRSAERGRQRSAERGRQRSAERGRQRSAERGRRRSAVSERRRSAERGRQRSTERGRQRSAVSERQRSTDREGERSAEREKSRARHSSSSSQSSSSDSDSESSSSSSSGSSPQDKPRPPSQNKDEEKKASSPDDPAEEKEKPLRDVKQATVAEPTGPVSMELQEQPESESALAHPASQEAPETSESRPDESTTPKAFAARKISLTTAKPEGAAVEAESGGGAGRKRRWGSSTAVTAKKPSISITTESLKSLIPDLKPLQEAVVDLHPDEGRFSGDEDSSQQPERDEDQGLQIRRTVTQVVPSESQENGQKEKEEDEDEEEEQPEGEKEKPPKKPRRESSSEVAMETQEGDTKKVTPNDSVVRRSISQQKVAVSITIDDPVRTGRQLSPPRGKTSNIIHVCNLVRPFTLGQLKELLNRTGAVVEDGFWIDKIKSHCYVTYASTEEAVATREALHGVKWPSSNPKVLRVDFCEQKELDFHKGLLTGEDPRAVPAPNRPAAPPPLMPPTREKERERERERDGATTNVRDQWAEREREMERRERTRSEREWDRDKVRDFTREEREAARRSRSRDRERRRKERGKSKEKKSEKKDKPEEPPAKLLDDLFRKTKAAPCIYWLPLTEEQATQKSLERAERMKEREKRRKELQEEEDKKREEERKERARGRERDGGNAVSSGGGSSRPSEGEKDKERERERDRERERGREKEGEKRRDSNRGRGNDSKPAGGSRRSRSHSNPSRDRRR; from the exons CATCACGTTGTAGCATCTCGGCCCTCTGTGCCAGAGGATGGAGGAGGTGATCAGCTGGGTCCACCGGATCCAGTTGCTCTGGGAGGCCACAGGATGGACACAAGTGATGCCTCAGCATCGCACGATTCCACTGATGTACCCACAGCCAAGATCTGGCGCCCCTCGTTCTCCCAGGAGGAGGTTGCCACTCCCTCACCTCCCCGTGCAGTTGCCTCTCTTTCTGTGCGTGTGGTTGGTCAGCCAGAGCGACAGGGCGTACCCCTGATTGTACCCCGCCCACAACAAAGAGAAGGAACCGCCCCTGTAGAAGCAGGCCCTGCCCATCCGATGCCGCAGCTCAGCCAGTCTGCTCGCACTCAAGAGGACAGCGATGaagatgatgacgacgatgatgatgacagcGATGAAGATGACGACTGGGGTCCTTCAGCTCGTGGAAGAAAGAACATCCACACACCTCCAGCGCAGCGCTCGCGGCGCAAGCTTCAGCCCCCTCAACACATTCCACCCCGTCATTCTCCACTGCAGCTCCGACAGCccactcctcctccttctccccctCCAGAGCTCTCCTTCCCCCTGCCTGACACCCCAAAACAGAGTCCCCCAGAGCAGGATGAACCCGAAGCCCCAGAAGGGGCTGCTGTGTCCTCTCCAGCTTCCTTGCAGAGACAAGAATCAAGCTCCAGCTCCAGATCCAGCAGTCCTGAGCCTCCATCCCAGCGCAGGCCTGGGCCACTCAGCCTGCTGGTGCGCAAAATGGAATCTGAGGGAGCTTTTGATGGTGGGCAGAAGAAGGATGATGAGGAAGAGGGAGACACCACTGTGGCAACAGGAGAACAGGTTGAGGCTGGACCTGGGGTGCTTGTATTTTCTAGAGGAGCAAATGATGTTCACACCAGCTGTGATTCTGAGGTGGTTCCTGATCATCAAGATTCACCTCAAGAGCAGCTGCCTGGGGAGCCTGAGTCTCTGCCCACTATGCCCTCTATCACTGAAAACAGCCCTCAGGGGTCAGTGGAGATGAAAGAAGCCGAGGGGGAACAAGCAAAAAGTTCTCAGCCAGACGAGGAAGAGAAGCAAGATGACCAGGAGGGCTGTAGTGAGCAGaaggaaaaggagaaggagGCTGAGGAGAGCTTTAATGTATCATCATGGAAACGTGAGCGAGAGGAATCACCGCCTAGGGATTCCGCCGACTTCCGTCACACATCGCCTCCCCCTTCCCCGCCTGCTCCTGCAAAACGAGCACGTATCTTCTCTGAAGTTCCCCCACCCGAATGCCTCATGTCTCCTTCCAAACCGGAGCAGGTGTCAGTCCTTGTGTCAGGGCCGCAGCATGCAGATGCAGATGTTGAAATGGAGACTGAAGCTCCCGCTGGAGTTCTTCAGTCCTCACCCATAAAGGAGCACGACAAGGAGATGAAGGAGGTGAAAGCAGAGGAGCAGGAACCTGCAGAGGCACATGAAGCAGCAGAAGACATAAGTAAGCCTCCTTCGTCACTTCCTCCATCTCCACCACCAGAGGAAGTGGAAGCTGAGCACGAAAGAGAGAGATCTacagagagcaaaagagaggactctgcagagagagaaagcgagatacctgcagagagagaaagcgagataCCTGCAGTGAGAGAAAGCGAGATACCCgtagagaaagaaagcgagatagctgcagagaaagaaagagaggtgCCCGCAGAGAAAGAGATACCagcagataaagaaagagagattc cagcagagaaagaaagagagatacccGCAGAGAAAGAGATACCatcagacaaagaaagagagatacccGCAGAGAGAGGAAGGCAGAGGCCTGCAGAGAGAGGAAGGCAGAGATCTGCTGCGAGCGAAAGGCAGAGGTCCGCAGAGAGAGGAAGGCAGAGGTCCGCAGAGAGAGGAAGGCAGAGGTCCGCAGAGAGAGGAAGGCAGAGGTCCGCAGAGAGAGGAAGGCAGAGGTCCGCAGAGAGAGGAAGGCGGAGGTCCGCAGTGAGTGAAAGGCGGAGATCCGCAGAGAGAGGAAGGCAGAGGTCCACAGAGAGAGGACGGCAGAGGTCCGCAGTGAGTGAAAGGCAGAGGTCCacagacagagaaggagagagatccGCAGAGAGGGAAAAATCACGTGCACGACACTCATCCTCCTCCAGCCAGTCTTCATCCTCTGACTCTGATTCAGAATCCTCTTCCTCCAGTTCCTCAGGCTCCTCCCCACAGGACAAACCCAGGCCACCCAGTCAGAATAAG GATGAAGAGAAGAAAGCAAGCAGCCCAGATGATCCAGCAGAGGAGAAGGAAAAACCTTTGAG ggaTGTAAAGCAGGCCACGGTTGCCGAGCCCACAGGTCCCGTCTCTATGGAGCTCCAGGAACAACCTGAGTCCGAGAGTGCACTGGCTCATCCTGCCTCACAGGAGGCGCCTGAGACCAGCGAGTCCCGTCCCGATGAG AGCACCACTCCAAAAGCCTTTGCTGCACGCAAGATTTCACTTACGa CTGCTAAGCCAGAGGGAGCAGCAGTGGAGGCGGAGTCTGGGGGCGGGGCTGGCAGGAAGAGGCGGTGGGGCTCTAGTACAGCAGTCACTGCCAAAAAGCCCTCAATCAGCATCACCACTGAATCACTGAAG TCTTTAATCCCAGACCTTAAGCCGCTGCAAGAGGCCGTCGTGGACCTGCACCCAGACGAGGGTCGTTTCTCCGGGGACGAGGACTCAAGTCAGCAGCCTGAGCGTGATGAGGACCAGGGGCTTCAGATCAGACGTACTGTAACACAG GTGGTTCCATCTGAAAGTCAAGAGAATGGgcagaaagaaaaggaggaggatgaagacgaggaggaagagcagccagaaggagagaaagagaaacccCCAAAGAAACCAAGGAGGGAGAGCTCATCAGAGGTTGCCATGGAAACACAGGAGGGTGACACTAAGAAGG TGACCCCTAACGACTCAGTGGTGCGGCGCTCCATCAGTCAGCAGAAAGTGGCTGTGTCCATCACCATCGATGACCCGGTGCGCACAGGCCGTCAGCTCTCACCTCCCCGTGGCAAAACATCCAACATCATCCACGTCTGCAAcctg gTTCGCCCCTTTACTTTAGGCCAGCTGAAGGAGCTGTTGAATCGGACCGGTGCGGTTGTGGAGGACGGCTTCTGGATCGATAAAATCAAATCCCACTGCTACGTCACC TATGCCAGTACAGAGGAGGCTGTTGCGACACGTGAAGCTCTCCACGGCGTGAAATGGCCCTCTAGCAACCCCAAAGTGCTCCGTGTGGACTTCTGTGAGCAGAAGGAG CTGGACTTCCATAAAGGGCTGCTGACTGGTGAAGATCCACGAGCTGTTCCAGCCCCTAACCGCCCCGCAGCCCCTCCTCCACTCATGCCCCCGACACGGGAGAAAGAGCGCGAGCGTGAGCGCGAGAGAGACGGAGCAACTACGAACGTGAGGGACCAGTGGGccgagagggagcgagagatgGAGCGCAGAGAAAGGACACGATCGGAGAGGGAGTGGGACAGAGACAAGGTGCGAGACTTCACCAGGGAGGAAAGGGAAGCAGCCAGGAGATCACGATCGCGTGACCGGGAGAGGAGACGCAAGGAGCGAGGAAAGAGCAAAGAGAAGAAGTCTGAGAAAAAGG ATAAACCAGAGGAGCCTCCTGCCAAACTTCTGGATGATCTGTTCCGCAAAACCAAAGCAGCTCCATGTATTTACTGGCTGCCACTTACTGAAGAACAG gcGACTCAGAAGAGCCTGGAACGAGCGGAGAGGATGAAGGAGcgggagaagaggaggaaggagctccaggaggaggaggacaagaagcgcgaggaggagaggaaggaaAGGGCACGAGGccgagagagagacggggggaaCGCGGTGAGCAGTGGGGGAGGCTCAAGCCGTCCATCTGAAGGAGAGAAggacaaagagagggagagggaaagagacaggGAGCGGGAACGGggtagagagaaagagggagagaaaaggagagacagcAACAGAGGCCGAGGCAACGACTCCAAGCCAGCGGGGGGCAGCAGACGCTCACGAAGCCACAGCAATCCCTCCAGGGACAGAAGGcgttga
- the acin1b gene encoding apoptotic chromatin condensation inducer 1b isoform X3, giving the protein MLSDGNKGGDVKQATVAEPTGPVSMELQEQPESESALAHPASQEAPETSESRPDESTTPKAFAARKISLTTAKPEGAAVEAESGGGAGRKRRWGSSTAVTAKKPSISITTESLKSLIPDLKPLQEAVVDLHPDEGRFSGDEDSSQQPERDEDQGLQIRRTVTQVVPSESQENGQKEKEEDEDEEEEQPEGEKEKPPKKPRRESSSEVAMETQEGDTKKVTPNDSVVRRSISQQKVAVSITIDDPVRTGRQLSPPRGKTSNIIHVCNLVRPFTLGQLKELLNRTGAVVEDGFWIDKIKSHCYVTYASTEEAVATREALHGVKWPSSNPKVLRVDFCEQKELDFHKGLLTGEDPRAVPAPNRPAAPPPLMPPTREKERERERERDGATTNVRDQWAEREREMERRERTRSEREWDRDKVRDFTREEREAARRSRSRDRERRRKERGKSKEKKSEKKDKPEEPPAKLLDDLFRKTKAAPCIYWLPLTEEQATQKSLERAERMKEREKRRKELQEEEDKKREEERKERARGRERDGGNAVSSGGGSSRPSEGEKDKERERERDRERERGREKEGEKRRDSNRGRGNDSKPAGGSRRSRSHSNPSRDRRR; this is encoded by the exons ATGCTGTCCGACGGAAATAAAGGAgg ggaTGTAAAGCAGGCCACGGTTGCCGAGCCCACAGGTCCCGTCTCTATGGAGCTCCAGGAACAACCTGAGTCCGAGAGTGCACTGGCTCATCCTGCCTCACAGGAGGCGCCTGAGACCAGCGAGTCCCGTCCCGATGAG AGCACCACTCCAAAAGCCTTTGCTGCACGCAAGATTTCACTTACGa CTGCTAAGCCAGAGGGAGCAGCAGTGGAGGCGGAGTCTGGGGGCGGGGCTGGCAGGAAGAGGCGGTGGGGCTCTAGTACAGCAGTCACTGCCAAAAAGCCCTCAATCAGCATCACCACTGAATCACTGAAG TCTTTAATCCCAGACCTTAAGCCGCTGCAAGAGGCCGTCGTGGACCTGCACCCAGACGAGGGTCGTTTCTCCGGGGACGAGGACTCAAGTCAGCAGCCTGAGCGTGATGAGGACCAGGGGCTTCAGATCAGACGTACTGTAACACAG GTGGTTCCATCTGAAAGTCAAGAGAATGGgcagaaagaaaaggaggaggatgaagacgaggaggaagagcagccagaaggagagaaagagaaacccCCAAAGAAACCAAGGAGGGAGAGCTCATCAGAGGTTGCCATGGAAACACAGGAGGGTGACACTAAGAAGG TGACCCCTAACGACTCAGTGGTGCGGCGCTCCATCAGTCAGCAGAAAGTGGCTGTGTCCATCACCATCGATGACCCGGTGCGCACAGGCCGTCAGCTCTCACCTCCCCGTGGCAAAACATCCAACATCATCCACGTCTGCAAcctg gTTCGCCCCTTTACTTTAGGCCAGCTGAAGGAGCTGTTGAATCGGACCGGTGCGGTTGTGGAGGACGGCTTCTGGATCGATAAAATCAAATCCCACTGCTACGTCACC TATGCCAGTACAGAGGAGGCTGTTGCGACACGTGAAGCTCTCCACGGCGTGAAATGGCCCTCTAGCAACCCCAAAGTGCTCCGTGTGGACTTCTGTGAGCAGAAGGAG CTGGACTTCCATAAAGGGCTGCTGACTGGTGAAGATCCACGAGCTGTTCCAGCCCCTAACCGCCCCGCAGCCCCTCCTCCACTCATGCCCCCGACACGGGAGAAAGAGCGCGAGCGTGAGCGCGAGAGAGACGGAGCAACTACGAACGTGAGGGACCAGTGGGccgagagggagcgagagatgGAGCGCAGAGAAAGGACACGATCGGAGAGGGAGTGGGACAGAGACAAGGTGCGAGACTTCACCAGGGAGGAAAGGGAAGCAGCCAGGAGATCACGATCGCGTGACCGGGAGAGGAGACGCAAGGAGCGAGGAAAGAGCAAAGAGAAGAAGTCTGAGAAAAAGG ATAAACCAGAGGAGCCTCCTGCCAAACTTCTGGATGATCTGTTCCGCAAAACCAAAGCAGCTCCATGTATTTACTGGCTGCCACTTACTGAAGAACAG gcGACTCAGAAGAGCCTGGAACGAGCGGAGAGGATGAAGGAGcgggagaagaggaggaaggagctccaggaggaggaggacaagaagcgcgaggaggagaggaaggaaAGGGCACGAGGccgagagagagacggggggaaCGCGGTGAGCAGTGGGGGAGGCTCAAGCCGTCCATCTGAAGGAGAGAAggacaaagagagggagagggaaagagacaggGAGCGGGAACGGggtagagagaaagagggagagaaaaggagagacagcAACAGAGGCCGAGGCAACGACTCCAAGCCAGCGGGGGGCAGCAGACGCTCACGAAGCCACAGCAATCCCTCCAGGGACAGAAGGcgttga